A window of the Canis lupus baileyi chromosome 8, mCanLup2.hap1, whole genome shotgun sequence genome harbors these coding sequences:
- the SRL gene encoding sarcalumenin isoform X2, with amino-acid sequence MRTLVLLCCFVASLLLPGQTEEADDVSEEAPMRDRSHIEKTLMLNEDKPVDDYSVVLQRLRKIYHSSIKPLEQSYKYNELRQHEITDGEITSKPMVLFLGPWSVGKSTMINYLLGLENTRYQLYTGAEPTTSEFTVLMHGPKLKTIEGIVMAADSARSFSPLEKFGQNFLEKLIGIEVPHKLLERVTFVDTPGIIENRKQQERGYPFNDVCQWFIDRADLIFVVFDPTKLDVGLELEMLFRQLKGRESQIRIILNKADNLATQMLMRVYGALFWSLAPLINVTEPPRVYVSSFWPQDYKPDTHRDLFLKEEISLLEDLNQVIENRLENKIAFIRQHAIRVRIHALLVDRYLQTYKDKMTFFSDGELVFKDIVEDPDKFYIFKTILAKTNVSKFDLPNREAYKDFFGINPISSFKLLSQQCSYMGGCFLEKIERAITQELPGLLGSLGLGKNPGALNCDKTGCGETPKNRYKKH; translated from the exons AAGAGGCAGACGATGTGAGTGAAGAAGCCCCAATGAGGGATCGCTCCCACATAGAGAAGACTCTGATGCTGAATGAGGACAAGCCAGTGGATGACTACTCTG TGGTGCTGCAGCGGCTTCGAAAGATCTACCATTCCTCCATCAAGCCCCTGGAGCAGTCTTACAAATACAACGAGCTTCGGCAGCATGAGATCACAG ATGGGGAAATTACTTCCAAGCCCATGGTGCTGTTCCTGGGACCCTGGAGCGTTGGCAAATCCACCATGATAAACTACCTCCTCGGGCTGGAAAACACTCGTTACCAGCTCTATACAG GCGCTGAGCCCACCACCTCGGAGTTCACCGTCCTCATGCACGGGCCCAAGCTGAAAACCATCGAGGGTATTGTCATGGCTGCCGACAGCGCCCGGTCCTTCTCACCCCTTGAGAAATTTGGCCAGAATTTCCTAGAGAAGCTGATTGGCATTGAGGTTCCTCACAAACTTCTGGAGCGAGTCACTTTTGTGGATACACCGGGCATCATTGAGAACCGCAAACAACAAGAAAGAG GTTACCCCTTCAATGATGTGTGCCAGTGGTTCATCGACAGAGCTGACCTCATCTTTGTTGTGTTTGACCCAACCAAGCTGGATGTGGGTCTGGAGCTAGAGATGCTCTTCCGGCAGCTGAAGGGACGTGAATCTCAGATAAGGATCATTCTGAACAAGGCTGACAACCTGGCCACGCAGATGCTCATGCGGGTGTATGGGGCCCTCTTCTGGAGCTTGGCTCCACTCATCAACGTCACAGAGCCCCCACGGGTTTATGTCAGCTCCTTCTGGCCGCAAGACTACAAGCCCGATACCCACCGGGACCTGTTTCTCAAGGAAGAGATCTCCCTCCTGGAAGACCTGAACCAAGTGATTGAGAACAGGCTGGAGAACAAGATTGCATTCATCCGCCAGCATGCCATCCGGGTCCGCATTCATGCCCTCCTGGTCGACCGCTATCTGCAGACTTACAAGGACAAAATGACCTTCTTCAGCGATGGAGAACTGGTCTTTAAGGACATCGTGGAAGACCCTGACAAGTTCTACATCTTCAAGACCATCCTGGCAAAGACCAACGTCAGCAAGTTTGACCTTCCCAACCGTGAGGCCTATAAGGACTTCTTTGGTATCAACCCCATCTCCAGTTTCAAGTTGCTGTCTCAGCAGTGCTCCTACATGGGGGGCTGCTTTCTGGAGAAGATTGAGCGGGCCATCACTCAGGAGCTCCCTGGCCTCCTGGGAAGCCTCGGGCTAGGGAAGAATCCAGGTGCTCTCAACTGTGACAAAACAGGGTGTGGCGAAACCCCAAAGAATCGCTATAAGAAACACTAG
- the SRL gene encoding sarcalumenin isoform X3 — MRDRSHIEKTLMLNEDKPVDDYSVVLQRLRKIYHSSIKPLEQSYKYNELRQHEITDGEITSKPMVLFLGPWSVGKSTMINYLLGLENTRYQLYTGAEPTTSEFTVLMHGPKLKTIEGIVMAADSARSFSPLEKFGQNFLEKLIGIEVPHKLLERVTFVDTPGIIENRKQQERGYPFNDVCQWFIDRADLIFVVFDPTKLDVGLELEMLFRQLKGRESQIRIILNKADNLATQMLMRVYGALFWSLAPLINVTEPPRVYVSSFWPQDYKPDTHRDLFLKEEISLLEDLNQVIENRLENKIAFIRQHAIRVRIHALLVDRYLQTYKDKMTFFSDGELVFKDIVEDPDKFYIFKTILAKTNVSKFDLPNREAYKDFFGINPISSFKLLSQQCSYMGGCFLEKIERAITQELPGLLGSLGLGKNPGALNCDKTGCGETPKNRYKKH; from the exons ATGAGGGATCGCTCCCACATAGAGAAGACTCTGATGCTGAATGAGGACAAGCCAGTGGATGACTACTCTG TGGTGCTGCAGCGGCTTCGAAAGATCTACCATTCCTCCATCAAGCCCCTGGAGCAGTCTTACAAATACAACGAGCTTCGGCAGCATGAGATCACAG ATGGGGAAATTACTTCCAAGCCCATGGTGCTGTTCCTGGGACCCTGGAGCGTTGGCAAATCCACCATGATAAACTACCTCCTCGGGCTGGAAAACACTCGTTACCAGCTCTATACAG GCGCTGAGCCCACCACCTCGGAGTTCACCGTCCTCATGCACGGGCCCAAGCTGAAAACCATCGAGGGTATTGTCATGGCTGCCGACAGCGCCCGGTCCTTCTCACCCCTTGAGAAATTTGGCCAGAATTTCCTAGAGAAGCTGATTGGCATTGAGGTTCCTCACAAACTTCTGGAGCGAGTCACTTTTGTGGATACACCGGGCATCATTGAGAACCGCAAACAACAAGAAAGAG GTTACCCCTTCAATGATGTGTGCCAGTGGTTCATCGACAGAGCTGACCTCATCTTTGTTGTGTTTGACCCAACCAAGCTGGATGTGGGTCTGGAGCTAGAGATGCTCTTCCGGCAGCTGAAGGGACGTGAATCTCAGATAAGGATCATTCTGAACAAGGCTGACAACCTGGCCACGCAGATGCTCATGCGGGTGTATGGGGCCCTCTTCTGGAGCTTGGCTCCACTCATCAACGTCACAGAGCCCCCACGGGTTTATGTCAGCTCCTTCTGGCCGCAAGACTACAAGCCCGATACCCACCGGGACCTGTTTCTCAAGGAAGAGATCTCCCTCCTGGAAGACCTGAACCAAGTGATTGAGAACAGGCTGGAGAACAAGATTGCATTCATCCGCCAGCATGCCATCCGGGTCCGCATTCATGCCCTCCTGGTCGACCGCTATCTGCAGACTTACAAGGACAAAATGACCTTCTTCAGCGATGGAGAACTGGTCTTTAAGGACATCGTGGAAGACCCTGACAAGTTCTACATCTTCAAGACCATCCTGGCAAAGACCAACGTCAGCAAGTTTGACCTTCCCAACCGTGAGGCCTATAAGGACTTCTTTGGTATCAACCCCATCTCCAGTTTCAAGTTGCTGTCTCAGCAGTGCTCCTACATGGGGGGCTGCTTTCTGGAGAAGATTGAGCGGGCCATCACTCAGGAGCTCCCTGGCCTCCTGGGAAGCCTCGGGCTAGGGAAGAATCCAGGTGCTCTCAACTGTGACAAAACAGGGTGTGGCGAAACCCCAAAGAATCGCTATAAGAAACACTAG
- the SRL gene encoding sarcalumenin isoform X1 produces the protein MRTLVLLCCFVASLLLPGQTELQVSASGGTEDVGNLLENHFSAGEASLEEKERALYAEAAPREKTLLLHSPDGREAESSEQPAAGAPAAGPGSAPEASLSNASASESAAPGGPAGPGEEEAGPPGASTLPPDGEGQPGGELGLGEGPGQEGAAGEAEGQAGRSVVPGEAEEVLGEHPEHGAAVGTAQPEGSGAFPGPEVKEVHAPETQLEDSSGPDQELEVPDGISDVDTETQEGAEGQGEPSPSPASEAGTAQSSKAGGTQEDHPPEGLAPGLTEEGLDEASSEEESGDEEGGGAPSEEESEEDSGDRASSEEAGGTSEEAGEPQEAAGTVSPGEEGAQLSSKELNTGPEAEERKEGPQEEADDVSEEAPMRDRSHIEKTLMLNEDKPVDDYSVVLQRLRKIYHSSIKPLEQSYKYNELRQHEITDGEITSKPMVLFLGPWSVGKSTMINYLLGLENTRYQLYTGAEPTTSEFTVLMHGPKLKTIEGIVMAADSARSFSPLEKFGQNFLEKLIGIEVPHKLLERVTFVDTPGIIENRKQQERGYPFNDVCQWFIDRADLIFVVFDPTKLDVGLELEMLFRQLKGRESQIRIILNKADNLATQMLMRVYGALFWSLAPLINVTEPPRVYVSSFWPQDYKPDTHRDLFLKEEISLLEDLNQVIENRLENKIAFIRQHAIRVRIHALLVDRYLQTYKDKMTFFSDGELVFKDIVEDPDKFYIFKTILAKTNVSKFDLPNREAYKDFFGINPISSFKLLSQQCSYMGGCFLEKIERAITQELPGLLGSLGLGKNPGALNCDKTGCGETPKNRYKKH, from the exons AACTGCAAGTTTCCGCTTCGGGTGGCACAGAAGATGTTGGCAATTTGTTGGAGAATCACTTCTCTGCTGGAGAAGCAAGTctagaggagaaggaaagggcGCTTTATGCGGAGGCGGCCCCTCGAGAGAAGACCCTGCTCCTTCATTCCCCGGATGGCAGGGAGGCTGAGAGCTCGGAGCAGCCCGCCGCTGGggcccccgccgccggccccggcTCTGCTCCTGAAGCCAGCCTCTCCAATGCCTCAGCCTCAGAGTCAGCTGCCCCCGGGGGCCCTgcggggcctggggaggaagAAGCGGGCCCACCGGGAGCCAGCACCCTTCCTCCAGACGGGGAGGGCCAGCCTGGGGGAGAGCTGGGTTTGGGAGAGGGCCCAGGTCAggagggggctgctggggaggcCGAAGGACAGGCCGGGAGGAGTGTGGTCCCTGGGGAGGCTGAAGAGGTCCTAGGGGAGCACCCCGAGCATGGGGCGGCAGTAGGGACTGCACAGCCTGAGGGCTCAGGGGCCTTTCCTGGCCCAGAGGTAAAGGAGGTCCATGCCCCTGAGACACAACTGGAGGACAGCTCGGGGCCTGATCAGGAGCTGGAAGTGCCCGACGGAATCTCAGATGTGGACACAGAGACCCAGGAGGGGGCCGAGGGCCAGGgggagcccagccccagcccagcctcgGAGGCCGGCACCGCACAGAGCTCCAAGGCGGGGGGCACCCAGGAAGACCACCCCCCCGAGGGCCTGGCACCAGGGCTAACCGAGGAGGGCCTGGACGAGGCGTCCTCTGAGGAAGAGAGTGGAGacgaggaaggaggaggagctcCATCTGAAGAAGAATCTGAGGAGGACAGTGGCGATAGGGCTAGCTCAGAAGAAGCAGGGGGCACCTCAGAGGAAGCCGGGGAACCCCAGGAAGCAGCAGGAACCGTGAGCCCTGGAGAAGAGGGGGCCCAGCTGAGCTCCAAGGAATTGAATACAGGGCCCGAGGCAGAGGAGCGCAAGGAGGGGCCTCAGG AAGAGGCAGACGATGTGAGTGAAGAAGCCCCAATGAGGGATCGCTCCCACATAGAGAAGACTCTGATGCTGAATGAGGACAAGCCAGTGGATGACTACTCTG TGGTGCTGCAGCGGCTTCGAAAGATCTACCATTCCTCCATCAAGCCCCTGGAGCAGTCTTACAAATACAACGAGCTTCGGCAGCATGAGATCACAG ATGGGGAAATTACTTCCAAGCCCATGGTGCTGTTCCTGGGACCCTGGAGCGTTGGCAAATCCACCATGATAAACTACCTCCTCGGGCTGGAAAACACTCGTTACCAGCTCTATACAG GCGCTGAGCCCACCACCTCGGAGTTCACCGTCCTCATGCACGGGCCCAAGCTGAAAACCATCGAGGGTATTGTCATGGCTGCCGACAGCGCCCGGTCCTTCTCACCCCTTGAGAAATTTGGCCAGAATTTCCTAGAGAAGCTGATTGGCATTGAGGTTCCTCACAAACTTCTGGAGCGAGTCACTTTTGTGGATACACCGGGCATCATTGAGAACCGCAAACAACAAGAAAGAG GTTACCCCTTCAATGATGTGTGCCAGTGGTTCATCGACAGAGCTGACCTCATCTTTGTTGTGTTTGACCCAACCAAGCTGGATGTGGGTCTGGAGCTAGAGATGCTCTTCCGGCAGCTGAAGGGACGTGAATCTCAGATAAGGATCATTCTGAACAAGGCTGACAACCTGGCCACGCAGATGCTCATGCGGGTGTATGGGGCCCTCTTCTGGAGCTTGGCTCCACTCATCAACGTCACAGAGCCCCCACGGGTTTATGTCAGCTCCTTCTGGCCGCAAGACTACAAGCCCGATACCCACCGGGACCTGTTTCTCAAGGAAGAGATCTCCCTCCTGGAAGACCTGAACCAAGTGATTGAGAACAGGCTGGAGAACAAGATTGCATTCATCCGCCAGCATGCCATCCGGGTCCGCATTCATGCCCTCCTGGTCGACCGCTATCTGCAGACTTACAAGGACAAAATGACCTTCTTCAGCGATGGAGAACTGGTCTTTAAGGACATCGTGGAAGACCCTGACAAGTTCTACATCTTCAAGACCATCCTGGCAAAGACCAACGTCAGCAAGTTTGACCTTCCCAACCGTGAGGCCTATAAGGACTTCTTTGGTATCAACCCCATCTCCAGTTTCAAGTTGCTGTCTCAGCAGTGCTCCTACATGGGGGGCTGCTTTCTGGAGAAGATTGAGCGGGCCATCACTCAGGAGCTCCCTGGCCTCCTGGGAAGCCTCGGGCTAGGGAAGAATCCAGGTGCTCTCAACTGTGACAAAACAGGGTGTGGCGAAACCCCAAAGAATCGCTATAAGAAACACTAG